The Nostoc sp. 'Lobaria pulmonaria (5183) cyanobiont' DNA window CTTACTAATTGCCAGTCCTAGCCCTGTGCCACCATATCGTCGAGTCATGGAGACATCAGCCTGAGTGAAGGGTTGAAATAATCGCTCTATTTTCTCTGGTGCAATGCCAATACCTGTATCTTTAATCGCAAATAGAATTTCGTAGAGAAGTTGCTCTTTTTCAACAGGTATCGGGGATTGGGAAGAAGTTTTTTTATTCAACTCAAGAGTCTCCAGTTCAACAGAGAGTAAAACTTCTCCGGTTTCCGTAAACTTGATAGCATTGTTGAGAAGATTCATCAAGACTTGGCGCAGACGAGTCAAATCACCGACGATCTGAATGGGAACTTGGGGCTGGATCAGATAAATTAGTTCGATATCCTTTTGGGCAGCTTTCGGAGCTAAAAAGGAAATAGCCTCCTCCACACAAGCTCTCAAATCAAAAGGCTGTTCTTCTAATTCCAGTTTGCCCGACTCAATTTTGGAGAAATCCAGAATATCGTTGATGATGGTGAGTAAAGTATCTCCGCTACTGTGAACTGTTTGCACAAAGTCTTGCTGTTGAGGTGTGAGATCGGTATCCAGCAGTAAACTTGTCATAGCAATCACAGCATTCATTGGAGTCCGAATTTCGTGGCTCATCATCGCCAAAAACTCACTTTTTGCCCGATTTGCAGCTTCTGCTTGACGTTTTGCCCGCTCCAAGGCAAAATTTTTCAAGGTAAGTTCTTCACGTTGGCGCGTTTCTTGTTCCAGTAAGTGAGCTTGTGCTAGAGCAATGCCTAGTTGAGCCGCCACAGCTTCTAGTAATTCGATTTCGTCTTGTGTCCACTGGCGAAAATAGCTACACTGATGTAAGCCGATCGCACCATTGGGTTCTCCTTGATAAGAAGTGCGGATTGACAGCATAGATTTCAGCCCAATTTCTCGGCAGATAGATTCAGCCGCCTGGAGTAAAGGATCAACGTACACATTTGGAGAAGCGATCGCACTTTCTTGGCTCATCATCTGCTCGGCATGGGGATTGTTAGTCATGGGAACTTCCAATTTCAGCATGGAGCAGTAACCAGGGATTGTATTATACTCTGCTACTAAGGGAATTCGGGGTGTGGGGTGACTAATGTAAGAGTGGATCAGACAACGATCGGCTGCAAATGTTTGTCCAATTTGGGTAGCAGCCGTCTCAAAAATTTTGCTAGTATCAAGACTTTGACGAATTTCCTGAGTAATTTGTTCAAGTAGTAAAGTGCGATCTAATTGCCGTTGCAGTGCCTCTTTAGCTCGTTTATTTTCGGTAATGTCGTGATTGATGCCGACAGTAGCAACAGTTTCCCCTTGTTCATCCTGTAGAGCGACTACGGTTGTTTCGCAAATTCCCTCACTGCCATCTTTGCGAATAAAGTGTATTTCCCCTGACCAGCGTCCTTGCTGGTTGACTGTTTTCAAAATGTTGCCGCTTAATGTTGCGGCTACTTCCGGCTGATGCAAAATACTCGGATGTTTAGCCAAAATCTCGGCTTTGGTATAGCCAAACATACTTTCGGCAGCAGGATTCCAGTCAATAATACTTCCGGTTAAATCTGTGATAATTACGCCATCATGCATATTTTCAAAGGTGAGGGCTTGCCGGCGCAGACTGGCTTCGGCTTGCTTGCGTAAGCAAAGCTCGTTGTAGACATCGCTAATATCTCTCTGAATGCCAATGAAGTGGCTTAACTTGCCATTGTCGTCATGAATAGGAGAAATACTCAATTCATTCCAAAACAAAGTGCCATCTTTGCGATAGTTGCGGAGAACAACTTTGCAACTGGTTCCGGTTTGAATAGATGAGCGCAATTCATTCAGTGCTGGTTGCTGGGTATCTGTGCGTTGCAAAAATAGACAGTTTTGCCCAATTACATCAGTAGCACTGTAGCCTGTTATTTGCTCAAAGGCAGGGTTGACGTAAAGAACTGGATTGTAGGCGAGTCTAGCATCGGCAATAATAATTCCATTACTGGTCGCGGTAAGTGCCCTCTCTCTCAGTCTCAAGGTTTCTTCAACCAGTTTCAAATCAGTAATGTCAAACATAAACCCCCTCAGCCCGATCGCAGTTCCGGCTTCCTCAACGACACTAACAATCTCTCGCAGCCAAACAACTCGCCCATCAGCAGCTAACATCCGGTATTCCAATTGGTGATTTTCGCACCTAGCAGTTGCTTCTTGACAAAAACGAACAGAATTTTTCTTGTCATCTGGATGCAGATGATTAACCCAAAAATTTTCCTCGTACCACTCTGCGATCGGATAATTTAGCAAATCTACTGCTTGCGGCCCAACGTAAATAAATCGCCAAGTTTTCAAGTCCAATTCCCAAGGGATGACTTTGACAGTTTCCAGCAGCTGTCGCAAACGATTTTCACTGGCGAGCAGGGCAATTTCTACCTGTTTCTGTTCAAAAATCCTGTGAGTTAACTCCTGATTGATTGCTGTTATTTGTTGGTTTGTTGCATTCATTGCCAAGGCAAAATAGATTGATAATGTCAGCGTCACAACAACTAATAACCCTGCAATCAATTCTACTTGTGTTAATAACCCCGGATTTGGGATTAAAAGTCTCTGCCAGAGTAGGAATACAGAGATTGAGAAGAAAATCCCCAGCAACAGAGCGAGTAATTCTCGTTGATGGAAAAATATCACAGCTTTGAACCAGTCATATCCGTGCTGTTTTACCACTTATTAACTCTCTAGCACTTTCAGGGATTATTGCACTAACTTTTACTTTTAAGTAATTTAAAATATCAGTAGCAAGGGGGCAATTACGGAATTTATTTTTAGTTAATATATCAAGATGTTTATATAGTGCCAGAAAAACTTAATCATTTATGATTGTAATTACACTTCTTTTGATACCAATTCTGTATAAAGACACATAGTAAAGAATCCCACCACCTGCGGCACATCTCTTTGGTAAGGTGAGGTTGGGAGGGGTCAAAATAATATGCAGGTTCACAAAGAATTAGTATAAGAGCGGCATCTGTACTAGTACACTGTGGCGGAAGTTTGTTTACCTTTAACAAGTTGCTTTGAGCAACTTGTCTGGTTAATTAAGATGCTAGAAGTTATTACAAACCAAAAGATCCCCTATTTTTTGAAGAAAGTAGGGGATCTGAGCCTCTCGGTGGAGAGCAAATCAAATATAGTGGTTCCCGCAGATTTTAAGTAGACTACACCCGCGATCGCAAGAAAAGGGTAATGGAGATTCAAAACCAATACAGTCCAGAATGCGCAACAAAACCCAGATTGTAGAGATGCGATTTATCTTGAAAGACCAATTATCTACACCAATAACCCTTAACCTAAGCGTATTGGATTAAAAACAAGGGTTAATGCCTATGCTTGTACTTTAAATTACAGCTTCTTGGCGTTGACAATCAAAAACAACCATGTAGGAAGCATTTGGTATTTCTTGAGGAAGGTGCCGCATATAGCCATCGGCATCAGAACGGCTGCGGAAGCGAGCAACAATCTCCCGTTGCGTATTCGGAAGTTGACGAGCGATCGCCCAAGAATTGAGGCGTTCTTTATACGCAATAGTTTGATTGTCTGATTGGGAAGTTTTGTTATCCGTATTTTCTGGCATAATTATGTTAACCGTATGAAGTTTAATGAAGGGCGTTAATTAGTTTCTAGGTAGGAATGCACCAACGCTTTTTTTTATGCTACTGCCACCTTGTTATTCGATTATTTATAAATTGTCAACACTGAGCGCTATATTTGAGACCAATTAAGTTGGAATTTTCAGGTAGCAATGAATCTCAAAGCCTTAACTTGCAATTGTTTCCAGGACACAACAATGTTCAAGCAGAAAGTTTGGCAATTATTAGGTTTGCATTATTTGTATGTATACACAT harbors:
- a CDS encoding PAS domain S-box protein; amino-acid sequence: MVKQHGYDWFKAVIFFHQRELLALLLGIFFSISVFLLWQRLLIPNPGLLTQVELIAGLLVVVTLTLSIYFALAMNATNQQITAINQELTHRIFEQKQVEIALLASENRLRQLLETVKVIPWELDLKTWRFIYVGPQAVDLLNYPIAEWYEENFWVNHLHPDDKKNSVRFCQEATARCENHQLEYRMLAADGRVVWLREIVSVVEEAGTAIGLRGFMFDITDLKLVEETLRLRERALTATSNGIIIADARLAYNPVLYVNPAFEQITGYSATDVIGQNCLFLQRTDTQQPALNELRSSIQTGTSCKVVLRNYRKDGTLFWNELSISPIHDDNGKLSHFIGIQRDISDVYNELCLRKQAEASLRRQALTFENMHDGVIITDLTGSIIDWNPAAESMFGYTKAEILAKHPSILHQPEVAATLSGNILKTVNQQGRWSGEIHFIRKDGSEGICETTVVALQDEQGETVATVGINHDITENKRAKEALQRQLDRTLLLEQITQEIRQSLDTSKIFETAATQIGQTFAADRCLIHSYISHPTPRIPLVAEYNTIPGYCSMLKLEVPMTNNPHAEQMMSQESAIASPNVYVDPLLQAAESICREIGLKSMLSIRTSYQGEPNGAIGLHQCSYFRQWTQDEIELLEAVAAQLGIALAQAHLLEQETRQREELTLKNFALERAKRQAEAANRAKSEFLAMMSHEIRTPMNAVIAMTSLLLDTDLTPQQQDFVQTVHSSGDTLLTIINDILDFSKIESGKLELEEQPFDLRACVEEAISFLAPKAAQKDIELIYLIQPQVPIQIVGDLTRLRQVLMNLLNNAIKFTETGEVLLSVELETLELNKKTSSQSPIPVEKEQLLYEILFAIKDTGIGIAPEKIERLFQPFTQADVSMTRRYGGTGLGLAISKRLSKMMGGTLWVESQGFIGGNPSPRWDNGKLLSFLDSSLGSTFYFTIITKVAAQSEQAELSTSRSLLTSKRLLIVDDNLTNCQILSLQAESWKMETYAAKSGKEALVKLAQGTQFDIAILDMQMPEMNGITLARQIRKQSNCQNLPLVIMTSLAKVETSSDFNDVQFATSLSKPIKHPQLFDVITRVLGNQPILASISDFTLVDRHLGHRLPLRILLAEDTVVNQKVALLMLQKIGYGADVVTNGLEAIEALQKQPFDVVLMDVHMPKMDGLEATRRICQEWGVGFRPHIIAITANAMRGDRQVCLAAGMDDYISKPIQLQELAQALSKCLPQRNFEFTSIEQQREVMRPELQPSPNILQSGQNQILKSAKIDAKILQSLQLMVGGDRVAFAELIECYLTETAKLVQHISTAIASQDIQTIWKTAHKLKSSSASVGAIALAHLCKLLEVQARRSNLENNLELLSLLYQEYEQVKTALEKELAKEAP